Below is a window of Leucobacter chromiiresistens DNA.
CACGTCATCGGGCAGCTGATGCCCCATGCGGTCCCGCTTCGCGGCGAGGTAGGCGAGGTTCTCCTCGGTGACCCCGACGAGCAGGGGCACGCGCTCGGTCACGGTGATGCCGTGCGCCTCGAGCTGCTCCACCTTCTCGGGGTTGTTGGTGAGCAGCCGCACGCGGGTGATGCCGAGGTCGGCGAGGATCTCGGCGGCCGCTGTGTAGTCGCGCGCGTCGGCGGGGAAGCCGAGCTGCAGGTTGGCGTCGAGCGTGTCGACGCCCTGCTCCTGCAGCTGGTAGGCGCGCAGCTTGTTGGCCAGGCCGATGCCGCGGCCCTCCTGCCCGCGCAGGTAGACGACGACGCCGCCGGCCTCGTGCACGCGATCGAGCGCGGCATCGAGCTGCGGCCCGCACTCGCACTTCAACGAGCCGAACGCCTCGCCGGTGATGCACTCGGAGTGGACGCGCACGAGCGCCTCGCCCGTGGGGAGCGACCCGTCGGGCAGCGGTGCGACGAGCGCGAGATGGTCGACGCCGGCGCGCCGGTCGCGGTACGCCATCGCGCGGAACGCGCCGTGCTCGGTCGGCAGCAGGGTGTCGGCGCGCAGGCTCACACCGCGGCGCTGCTGCTGGCCGGCGGGCGCGCCCTCCGGGTCGTGCGCGTCGAGGTAGGCGATGAGCTGCTCGATGGTGATGACCGGCACGTTCTCGCGGGCGCCCAGCACGATGAGCTCGGGCAGGCGCATCATCTCGCCGTCGTCGGCGACGATCTCGGCGATCGCCGCGACCGGGCGCAGGCCGGCGAGCCGCATGAGCTCGACGCCCGCCTCGGTGTGCCCGTCGCGGGCGCGAACGCCGCCGTCGACGGCGCGCAGGGGCAGCACGTGGCCGGGACGGCGCACGTCGGTCGGCTGCGCCTCGGGGTTCGCGAGCGCGCGCAGGGTCGTCGCCCGGTCGCTCGCACTGATGCCCGTCGTCACGCCGTGCGCGGCGTCGACCGTGACGGTGTAGGCGGTGGCGCGCACATCCTCGTTGCGCGACACCATCATCGGCAGGTCGAGCTCGTCGGCGATCGCGTTCGTCATCGGAGCGCACAGCAGGCCCGACGACCAGCGCACCGTCCAGGCGATCCACTCGGGGCTCGCGAGCTCCGCCGAGATGATGATGTCGCCCTCGTTCTCGCGATCCTCGTTGTCGGCGACGATCACCGGCCGGCCCGCCCGGATCGCCTCGATCGCCTCCTCGATCGTCGCGATGCCGGGCGTGCGCGGGGCGGCGGGGGAGTCGGCGGCGGAATCGATGGTGCTCATGCGCGGTGTCCTTCGGTGTGCGGGTGTGCTGATGCGTCGGAGAGGGCGGCGGCGTCGGCCTCGACGGCGGCCGCAGCTCCCGGGCCCGCGACGCCGAGGCGCAGCATGCGGGCGACGTGGCGGGCGAGGATGTCGGTCTCGACGTTGACGCGATCGCCGGGGGCGAGATCGCCGAGGGTCGTCGCGACGAGGGTCTCGGGGATGAGCGAGACCTCGAACCACTGCTCGGCCTCCGACTCGGGCGAGATCGCCGAGACGGTGAGCGAGACGCCCGAGAGCGTCACCGACCCCTTGTCGACGAGCAGCGGTGCGAGCTGCCGGTCGAGCGAGAAGCGCAGCACGCGCCAGGCCTCGTGCGGGGTGGCCGAGAGGAGCTCGGCGGTTCCGTCGACGTGGCCCTGCACGATGTGGCCGCCGAGACGGGTGTCGACGCGCACCGCCCGTTCGAGGTTCACGCGCGTGCCGGGGGTCGCGTCTCCGATGGTGGACATCGCGATGGTCTGCGCCATGACGTCGGCCGTGAACGTGGGCCGCCCGTCGGGGGCGGCGCCGCGCTCGATCACCGTGAGGCATACGCCCGAGACCGCGATCGAGGCGCCGTGCGCAGCGTCGCTCGTGACGGTCGGCCCCGCGATGACGAGGCGCAGCGAGTCGTCGACGGGTTCGACCGAGACGACCTCGCCGATTTCTTCGATGAGTCCAGTGAACATCAGGATCCTTCCGTGGCGGAGCCGGGGGTCGGGGTGGCGGAGCCGGGGGCCGGGGCGGCGGGAGCGGCTCCGCGGGGCGAGGCGGCGGGAGCGGCTCCGCGGGGCGAGGCGGCGGGAGCGGCGGGGGCGGCCGGTGCGGATCGGCCGAGCGAGGCGATCACGAGCACGTCGTCGCCGAGCCGCTCCAGGCGGGTCTCGCCCAGGCGGATGGTGCCGTCGATGCCGGCAATGCCGAGGTCGCCGATCGCGAGCCGCGGGCCGCCGAGCAGCGCGGGCGCCACGTACACGAGCACCTCGTCGGCGAGGCCCGCCGCGATGAGCGCGCTCGCCACGGTCGGCCCGCCCTCGACGAAGACGCTGCGCACGCCCCGCTCCGCGAGCGCGGCGAGATCGGCGGCGAGGTCGGATCCCGGGAGCTGCACCGGATCCGCGAGGCCCCGCGCGGCGAGCGCGGGGTGCGCGCGCACCCGGGCGGCCGCGGGCACGGGGCGGCGGCCCAGCACGACGGGCAGCGGCTGCTCGTCGGCGGGCACGAGCAGCCCGCCGACGGCGTCGCGGGCGGTGAGCGACGGGTCGTCGGCGAGCAGCGTGCCGGTTCCGACGAGGATCGCGTCGGCTGCTGCGCGCCGGCGGTGCACGTCGGCTCGGGCCTCTGCGCCCGTGATCCACTGGCTCGATCCGTCGCTCGCGGCCGCCCTGCCGTCGAGCGTCTGCGCCCACTTCACGATCACGCGGGGCCGCGCCGCCTGCGCCACGGCCTGCGCCGCGAGCCATGGGCCGAGCAGCTCGCGGGCCTCGTCGGCGAGCACCCCGCCGCGCACCTCGACGCCGGCGGCGCGCAGCGTCTCGGCGCCGCCCGACGACGCATCGCCGGGGTCGGAGAGCGCGTACGCGACGGCACCGACGCCGGCGCCGATCAGGGCCTCGGCGCAGGGCCCGGTGCGACCGGTGTGGTTGCAGGGCTCCAGCGTGACGACGGCGGTGAGCTCGTCGGCCCGCGCGCGCCAGCCCGCGGAGAGGTGCGCGAGCGCGTCGACCTCAGCGTGCGGGGTGCCGGCGCCGCGATGCCACCCCTCGGCGACGATGCGCCCCTCGCCGTCGAGCAGCACGCAGCCCACCTGCGGGTTCGGCGTGCTCGACGGGCCGCGGCGCGCGATCGCGAGTCCGCGACGCATCCCGTCCTCGACGAGGCCCGCTTCGAGCATCCCGATCCGCCGTTCCGTCACGTGCCGGGTGCGCAAGGGTCCACGGACGTCCGCAGCTCGCGCGTTCCTCTCATCCGGACTCGAACGCGCAGGGCGTCCATCACCGTCGGTACCGGAATTCCACCGGTTCAGCATCGCAGGTGCGACGCTCGCGGACTCTGACCGCCGGTTCGGAATCACACCGACCCCGGAACACGATCATCATCGTAGCCCCGATGCGCGGCCGGCGCGCACCCGCCCGTCATGATTTCGCGGGAGGCGCAACACGGCGCAGCACGGCGCAGTGCGCGCGCAGCCCGCGCGCAGCCCGTGCGCGACCCGCCGCCCCGCGCCGAGCGCCCCCGGTCAGTGCCCGGAGCGCTTCGCCGTGCCCGCGGCGGACGCCACGAGGTCGCGCATCGACGCGTCGGGCAGATAGGCGCGCGTGAGGGCGATGCCGATGCGAGGCAGGTCGCCCTCGTCCCGGTACAGCAGGTGCAGCGGGGCGGAGCGCGGATTGAACTTCTGCTTGAAGCGGTGCAGCGACGAGAACCCGTACAGGGGTTCGAGCAGTGCGCCGAGCCGCGCGAGCACCTGATCGACGGGGCCCGCGTCGACGGCGTCCGGCCGCACGAGCGGTGCGCCCGACAGCGACACGAATGCGTAGCCCGCCTGCGAGAAGTGCAGCGCGGAGGAGGCGATGAGGAACTCCATGACCGGGCCGAAGCCGCCATCGCGCCGCCGCATGAGGTCGAGCGTCCACCCGACGATGCGCGGTTCCGCCCGATCCCCGTCGCCCGCGGCTGCGGCGGGCCCGTACACCGGCAGCCACGACGTCACCCCGTGCAGGTTGCCGCCCCCGTCGACGGCGAGGCCGACGTACACCTCGGGATCCAGCGCCTCCTCGACCGTACCGAGCGTGAACCGCATCTCGGGCAGTCCCTTGTCGCCCGCCCACTGCTCGGAGATCGCCCGCACCTGCGCGAGCACGTTCCACGGCTCGTCGGCGAGGCGCACCATGCGGAACGAGACCTCCTCGCGTGCGGCGCGATTGATGGCGGTGCGCACCGGGCCCCACGCCTTGCCGGTGAAGGCGAGACCGGGGAGGTCGACGATGGTGTCCTCGGCGACGATCACCGACCGCCACCCGTCGGGCCTCGCGGCGGCCGACGCCTCGCTCGCTGAGAAGACGCACGGGGCGAGCCCGGCCTGCTGCGCGGCATCCGAGAACCGCTCGAGCGCGGCGCCGTGCTCGCCCTCGGGAACGATCGGATCGCTCAGCATCACCGCCACGCCGGCGTGCGCCTGATACGCGACGGCGCCGGCGCCGCTCGCGATCCTCTGGTTCGGCTCCCACGTCGCCATCCACGACAGGGTGCTCCCGCCGTAGCGCTCGAGCCGCTGCACGAGCTCGTCGCGCGTCACATGATCCGCGGCGAGCGCCCGCCGCGATCGGCGGAGCGGCACGCGGAACGCCCCACGGCCCACGATGAGGAGCACGATGAGCGCCGCCCAGAGCACCGCAGGCGGGAGCAGGAGCGCGAACACCTGTCTCGGCGACTCCACCGCACCGGCATCGACGAGCGCCGGGAGGAGGGCGAAGCCGAGCACGGCGGTGACGAGGTTGAACGCCCCGACGCCGAGGGCGGCGATCCACGCCACCCGATACCCCGAGCGGATGCCGTTCGCGATGAGCGCGATCACGACGACGTCGACGGCGACGTCGACGAGTGAGGCGGTGGGGTGATTCCGACCGAGCGGGCCGTCGAACGGAACGATGAGATCGAGGACCTGGATGACGCCGATGGCGATCAGGCCCGCGAGGGCGATGAGGCGCCACTCCCGCTGCGTCGGGCGCCCCGCGGGGTGCCGGAAGGCCGGGAGCCAGCCGCTCGCGATCAGCGCCGCGGTCATCGCGACGGCGTGCTCGAGGTCGTACAGCTCGCCGAGGTAGAGCACGGAGATGCCGACCCACAGTCCGATCGCGATGCGCGCCCGCAGACGCCACGGCGCGGGCAGCGCGGCGATCGCGAACACGAGGGCGGCGAAAGCCGCGCACGACGGGCCGACGTCGAGCGTCTCCGTGAGCCGAACGGCCCAGTGCCAGCCCGTCTGCGACACGAGCAGCAGGATCCCCGCGGCCCCGAGCACCCCGACGATGTGCCCGGCGAGGGCCAGTGCCAGGGTGCGCAGCGACCCGAACCGCCACTCCGCCCACCCCAGTCCGCCGATCACGAGCGGGAGCAGGGTGAGCAGGACGGTCGGGTGATCGACGAAGAACGGCGAGGTGAGCACGGTCCACCATCGGCCGTCGGCGAAGGAGGGGATGCCGGTGGCGACCTGCGGGTACCAGCTCTGCTCGGAGGCGGGCCGCCACAGCGTTCCCGTGGCGACGCCGACGGCGAGCATCGCCCCCACGAACGTCAGCGTGAACGGCATACGGCGCAGCACCCGCAGCACCCGCAGCGGCCGGCTCGCGCGCGGGCGGCGATGCCGGAGGCGTTCGTCGGGGCGCGCCGGCGCCTCGGGGGCGGTCATGCGCTCAGTCTAAGCACCGCGCCCCGGCCCGGCTAGCGGATCAGGCCGATGCGCTCGTACACGAGGTCGAGGGTGCGGTTCGCCACCGCTTCGGCGCGCTCCGCGGCGCGGGCGAGCAGCCGGTCGAGCTCGGCCGGATCCGCCAGCAGCTCCTCGGTGCGGGTGCGCACCGGCGCGAGGCTCTCCTCGACGACCTCGACGAGCCCCTTCTTCAGGTCGCCGTAGCCCCGGCCCGAGTACTCCTGCTCGATCGACTCGATGGTGCGGCCGCTCAGCACGGAGTAGATGGTGAGCAGGTTGGCGACGCCGGGCTTCGCCTCGCGGTCGAAGCGCACCTCGCCGTCGGCGTCGGTCACGGCGCGCATGATCTTCTTCTTCGTGACGTTCGCCGGATCGAGCACCTTGATGAGCCCGGCCTCCGACTCGGCCGACTTCGACATCTTCGCGGTGGGCTCCTGCAGGTCGTAGATCTTCGCCGTGC
It encodes the following:
- the ribA gene encoding GTP cyclohydrolase II — its product is MSTIDSAADSPAAPRTPGIATIEEAIEAIRAGRPVIVADNEDRENEGDIIISAELASPEWIAWTVRWSSGLLCAPMTNAIADELDLPMMVSRNEDVRATAYTVTVDAAHGVTTGISASDRATTLRALANPEAQPTDVRRPGHVLPLRAVDGGVRARDGHTEAGVELMRLAGLRPVAAIAEIVADDGEMMRLPELIVLGARENVPVITIEQLIAYLDAHDPEGAPAGQQQRRGVSLRADTLLPTEHGAFRAMAYRDRRAGVDHLALVAPLPDGSLPTGEALVRVHSECITGEAFGSLKCECGPQLDAALDRVHEAGGVVVYLRGQEGRGIGLANKLRAYQLQEQGVDTLDANLQLGFPADARDYTAAAEILADLGITRVRLLTNNPEKVEQLEAHGITVTERVPLLVGVTEENLAYLAAKRDRMGHQLPDDVRGSR
- a CDS encoding riboflavin synthase gives rise to the protein MFTGLIEEIGEVVSVEPVDDSLRLVIAGPTVTSDAAHGASIAVSGVCLTVIERGAAPDGRPTFTADVMAQTIAMSTIGDATPGTRVNLERAVRVDTRLGGHIVQGHVDGTAELLSATPHEAWRVLRFSLDRQLAPLLVDKGSVTLSGVSLTVSAISPESEAEQWFEVSLIPETLVATTLGDLAPGDRVNVETDILARHVARMLRLGVAGPGAAAAVEADAAALSDASAHPHTEGHRA
- the ribD gene encoding bifunctional diaminohydroxyphosphoribosylaminopyrimidine deaminase/5-amino-6-(5-phosphoribosylamino)uracil reductase RibD, with amino-acid sequence MLEAGLVEDGMRRGLAIARRGPSSTPNPQVGCVLLDGEGRIVAEGWHRGAGTPHAEVDALAHLSAGWRARADELTAVVTLEPCNHTGRTGPCAEALIGAGVGAVAYALSDPGDASSGGAETLRAAGVEVRGGVLADEARELLGPWLAAQAVAQAARPRVIVKWAQTLDGRAAASDGSSQWITGAEARADVHRRRAAADAILVGTGTLLADDPSLTARDAVGGLLVPADEQPLPVVLGRRPVPAAARVRAHPALAARGLADPVQLPGSDLAADLAALAERGVRSVFVEGGPTVASALIAAGLADEVLVYVAPALLGGPRLAIGDLGIAGIDGTIRLGETRLERLGDDVLVIASLGRSAPAAPAAPAASPRGAAPAASPRGAAPAAPAPGSATPTPGSATEGS
- a CDS encoding bifunctional lysylphosphatidylglycerol flippase/synthetase MprF, yielding MTAPEAPARPDERLRHRRPRASRPLRVLRVLRRMPFTLTFVGAMLAVGVATGTLWRPASEQSWYPQVATGIPSFADGRWWTVLTSPFFVDHPTVLLTLLPLVIGGLGWAEWRFGSLRTLALALAGHIVGVLGAAGILLLVSQTGWHWAVRLTETLDVGPSCAAFAALVFAIAALPAPWRLRARIAIGLWVGISVLYLGELYDLEHAVAMTAALIASGWLPAFRHPAGRPTQREWRLIALAGLIAIGVIQVLDLIVPFDGPLGRNHPTASLVDVAVDVVVIALIANGIRSGYRVAWIAALGVGAFNLVTAVLGFALLPALVDAGAVESPRQVFALLLPPAVLWAALIVLLIVGRGAFRVPLRRSRRALAADHVTRDELVQRLERYGGSTLSWMATWEPNQRIASGAGAVAYQAHAGVAVMLSDPIVPEGEHGAALERFSDAAQQAGLAPCVFSASEASAAARPDGWRSVIVAEDTIVDLPGLAFTGKAWGPVRTAINRAAREEVSFRMVRLADEPWNVLAQVRAISEQWAGDKGLPEMRFTLGTVEEALDPEVYVGLAVDGGGNLHGVTSWLPVYGPAAAAGDGDRAEPRIVGWTLDLMRRRDGGFGPVMEFLIASSALHFSQAGYAFVSLSGAPLVRPDAVDAGPVDQVLARLGALLEPLYGFSSLHRFKQKFNPRSAPLHLLYRDEGDLPRIGIALTRAYLPDASMRDLVASAAGTAKRSGH